Proteins encoded within one genomic window of Polynucleobacter duraquae:
- the ppsR gene encoding transcriptional regulator PpsR has protein sequence MTKIFNLDPEAINALDVNQAAAMLSLSVDLVLVMNSSGLIENVLNGSKPIATNTQSLIGKNWLDTVAIDSQPKVNALLKTSEDESEQKWRQVNQWIEGSPSLPIQFSTIFFPKENKLVAIGKDLSSISVLQQKLVESQQEIERDYANLHAIQNRYVQLFNNIDQAYLIVDSQTLKILEVNKSAGFLVGDLKKIQGKLFTNLFPVKDYEAIQTYLAESKSGILQSPIQSTLENLKENVEISSVLLREGNQNICLVSIKPRSKSTQINNLNEQTTLLTQAIEDFQDGFIVCSTSGIILTANSTFVSMSQSAQKENILGKSLEVWLGRAGIDLKIILGTVREYGSIKDYSTTITADDGSSPREAQISAVSFISGKLSAVGISIHLISKSVQQPSAKSENLGKNAKELTQLVGKVPLKQIVTETTDIIEKLCILAALELTMSNRASAAELLGLSRQGLYIKMRRFGIVDGNAAEDIDA, from the coding sequence GTGACCAAAATCTTCAATCTAGATCCCGAAGCAATCAATGCCTTAGATGTGAATCAAGCAGCTGCCATGCTGTCGCTTTCAGTTGATCTTGTTCTTGTGATGAATAGCTCAGGCTTAATAGAGAATGTATTAAACGGATCAAAGCCAATAGCCACCAATACACAGTCTTTGATTGGGAAAAATTGGCTCGATACTGTTGCCATTGATAGTCAGCCTAAAGTCAACGCACTACTGAAAACAAGCGAGGATGAGTCCGAGCAAAAGTGGCGTCAGGTAAATCAATGGATTGAAGGATCCCCCTCCTTACCAATTCAATTTAGTACGATTTTTTTTCCAAAAGAAAATAAGCTAGTTGCCATTGGCAAAGATCTCAGCAGCATCTCTGTATTGCAGCAAAAGCTTGTAGAGTCGCAACAAGAAATTGAGCGTGACTATGCCAATCTTCATGCAATACAAAATCGTTACGTTCAACTCTTTAATAATATTGATCAGGCCTATTTAATAGTAGATAGTCAAACGTTAAAGATTCTTGAGGTGAATAAATCTGCGGGTTTTTTAGTAGGTGATCTAAAGAAGATTCAGGGAAAACTATTTACCAATTTATTTCCTGTAAAAGATTATGAGGCTATTCAAACTTACTTAGCAGAATCAAAATCTGGAATTTTGCAATCTCCAATCCAATCAACACTGGAGAATCTCAAAGAGAATGTAGAAATCTCGAGCGTCTTGTTACGCGAAGGCAATCAAAATATTTGCCTTGTATCTATCAAGCCAAGATCAAAGAGTACCCAGATTAATAATCTGAATGAGCAAACCACTTTACTCACACAAGCCATTGAAGACTTTCAAGATGGTTTTATTGTTTGTAGTACTAGCGGTATCATTTTGACTGCCAACAGCACCTTTGTTTCCATGTCTCAATCTGCCCAAAAAGAAAATATTCTCGGCAAGTCTTTAGAGGTATGGCTTGGTAGAGCAGGCATTGATTTAAAAATTATTCTCGGTACCGTCCGTGAATACGGCTCAATTAAAGACTATTCAACAACAATTACAGCTGATGATGGCAGCTCACCTAGAGAGGCTCAAATTTCAGCAGTCAGCTTTATTAGTGGAAAACTTTCAGCGGTTGGCATCAGTATTCATCTGATCTCGAAATCTGTACAGCAACCTAGCGCTAAATCTGAGAACTTAGGAAAGAATGCGAAAGAACTCACCCAATTGGTTGGCAAAGTTCCTTTGAAGCAAATCGTTACAGAGACTACCGACATTATTGAAAAGTTATGTATTTTGGCCGCCTTAGAACTCACTATGTCTAACAGAGCATCAGCAGCAGAATTACTTGGCTTATCTCGACAAGGTCTTTATATCAAAATGAGGCGTTTTGGCATTGTTGATGGTAATGCTGCCGAAGATATTGATGCCTAA
- the crtD gene encoding 1-hydroxycarotenoid 3,4-desaturase CrtD yields MLKSPKVLIVGAGIGGLSAALGLSHQGLDVTVIEKNAGPGGKIRQVQAGNSFIDSGPTVFTMKWIFDELFANCGEHFDSEFELEALDILARHSWGDTYLDLYADSQKSADAIGQFSGPQQAKQFLEFCKTAKKVYQALKTPFIESPRPSMMGMMSSLGLAKSKVLWDIGPFSSLWSALDRYFPDPRLHQLFGRYATYCGSSPYLAPATLMLIAQVEMEGVWSIKGGMIKIPEVIARLAQKKQCNFRYNSEVQSLDIAGDKVKGALLTSGEYLECDYLIFNGDINALKHGLLGEPASEAIPKNLQQVNSLSAVTWSMQVKASGFPLVRHNVFFNQPYRDEFSDIFTKGKIPENPTVYICAQDRTGHAIESNSHERLLCLVNAPAKGGTSSYDVKEVDRCEQKIFSLMSQYGLQLQNLEVTRTSPQEFAKLFPGRGGALYGQATHGWMSSFQRLGSQSQISNLLLTGGSTHPGPGVPMAAMSGRLVAATLMEHLGLTKR; encoded by the coding sequence ATGTTGAAATCGCCTAAAGTTCTCATTGTTGGAGCAGGCATTGGCGGTCTTAGCGCTGCTTTGGGGTTATCCCATCAAGGCCTGGATGTCACGGTAATCGAAAAGAATGCAGGGCCGGGCGGAAAGATTCGCCAAGTACAAGCGGGTAATTCTTTTATTGATTCTGGCCCCACAGTCTTTACGATGAAATGGATCTTTGATGAGCTCTTTGCAAATTGCGGTGAACATTTTGATTCAGAATTCGAACTTGAAGCATTAGATATTCTTGCGAGGCATAGTTGGGGCGATACCTATCTAGACCTCTACGCCGATAGTCAAAAAAGCGCTGACGCTATCGGTCAATTTAGCGGGCCACAACAAGCAAAACAGTTTTTAGAGTTTTGCAAAACAGCAAAAAAAGTATATCAAGCACTTAAAACGCCCTTTATTGAGTCCCCTCGCCCTAGCATGATGGGAATGATGTCTTCTTTAGGGCTAGCAAAAAGTAAAGTGCTATGGGACATCGGCCCTTTTAGTAGCTTATGGTCAGCATTGGACCGCTACTTTCCTGATCCTCGTCTACACCAGCTATTTGGACGTTATGCGACCTACTGTGGCTCATCACCCTATTTGGCTCCAGCAACCCTGATGTTGATTGCCCAAGTAGAAATGGAAGGTGTTTGGTCTATCAAGGGCGGAATGATTAAGATCCCCGAAGTCATTGCACGCTTAGCCCAAAAGAAACAATGCAACTTTAGATACAACTCGGAAGTCCAGTCTCTGGATATCGCCGGAGATAAAGTAAAAGGTGCGTTACTCACCTCAGGCGAATATCTTGAATGTGATTACCTGATTTTCAATGGCGACATTAACGCCTTAAAGCACGGCTTACTGGGTGAGCCAGCCAGTGAAGCGATTCCTAAAAATCTTCAACAGGTAAACTCCCTATCTGCAGTCACTTGGTCAATGCAAGTTAAAGCATCCGGCTTCCCCTTAGTCAGACATAACGTTTTCTTTAATCAACCTTACCGCGATGAATTTTCGGATATTTTTACTAAGGGAAAAATTCCAGAAAATCCAACGGTGTATATATGTGCTCAAGATAGAACAGGTCATGCGATTGAGAGCAACTCACATGAACGACTGCTGTGTCTGGTAAATGCGCCAGCAAAAGGTGGTACTTCATCCTATGACGTAAAGGAAGTAGATCGATGCGAGCAAAAAATATTTTCACTTATGAGCCAATATGGTCTGCAGCTTCAAAATCTGGAAGTGACTCGAACGAGCCCTCAAGAATTCGCCAAACTCTTTCCGGGTCGCGGAGGAGCTCTTTATGGTCAAGCAACTCATGGATGGATGAGCTCGTTCCAGAGGCTCGGCTCTCAATCTCAAATCAGCAATCTACTACTCACGGGGGGAAGCACTCATCCGGGTCCGGGAGTTCCTATGGCAGCTATGTCCGGTCGATTGGTGGCCGCAACCCTAATGGAACACCTCGGTTTGACCAAGCGGTAG
- a CDS encoding carotenoid 1,2-hydratase produces the protein MFSPYYAWANKKQPANANDYCAINVALYTPNSKYWTMTERAQNAINRTEHTFTIGPSHLHWENDVLTIEIKERVPLLGNKVEGTIKVYPDQLFNHVIALDDQEKHRWGPISPSARVEVSFTKPNLHWKGSAYFDSNEGDEAVSQSFSEWDWSRAHLKDGSTAVIYDVRQSNGAERIIASKFNVDGTVEPFAAPERVSLRKTGWGIKRNMRSEKTGTVELLNTYEDTPFYARSRIQSHLLGEGVISMHETLNVNRLKSNIVQLMLPWRMPRNPTMIF, from the coding sequence GTGTTCTCACCCTATTACGCTTGGGCCAATAAAAAGCAACCTGCCAATGCAAATGACTACTGCGCTATCAATGTTGCGCTTTACACACCAAATTCAAAATACTGGACTATGACTGAGCGGGCTCAGAACGCGATCAATAGAACAGAACATACTTTCACGATTGGCCCTAGTCATTTACATTGGGAGAATGATGTTTTAACCATCGAGATTAAAGAGCGTGTCCCTTTACTAGGAAATAAGGTAGAGGGCACTATCAAGGTTTATCCAGATCAACTCTTTAACCATGTTATCGCCTTAGATGATCAGGAAAAGCATCGCTGGGGGCCGATCTCCCCATCAGCAAGGGTTGAAGTATCCTTTACCAAGCCCAATTTGCATTGGAAAGGAAGCGCCTATTTTGATTCGAATGAAGGTGATGAGGCAGTTAGCCAATCGTTTAGCGAATGGGACTGGTCCAGAGCACATCTTAAGGATGGCAGTACAGCCGTTATTTATGATGTCCGCCAAAGCAATGGTGCCGAGCGCATCATTGCCTCTAAATTTAATGTCGATGGCACAGTTGAACCCTTTGCAGCTCCAGAGAGAGTCTCTCTACGAAAAACTGGTTGGGGCATCAAAAGAAATATGCGCTCAGAAAAAACTGGCACGGTTGAGCTGTTAAATACATACGAAGATACTCCGTTTTATGCACGCTCCCGAATCCAATCTCACCTACTTGGGGAAGGGGTCATTTCGATGCATGAGACTCTCAACGTCAATCGTTTAAAGTCCAATATTGTGCAACTCATGTTGCCCTGGAGAATGCCTAGAAACCCAACAATGATTTTTTAA
- a CDS encoding phytoene/squalene synthase family protein, producing MHDRAITAEFGFQQDLQTCESLMKEGSKSFFSASRILPSKIRDSAIALYAFCRLLDDMVDDPDAPDDVIKQIEYRLDCIYAQTPADIPADRALALVVERFLIPRELLDALVEGFRWDRHGRQYDTIEELCDYSARVASTVGVMMTLIMGVRDRTVLERACELGLAMQLSNIARDVGEDAKNQRLYLPKQWLEEEGIDPDQWLINPQFSPALSRVVKRLITYADHLYSRSSFGFSGLPRNCRSAIAAASFIYSEISRQVERQAYDSVSRRAVVSKKRKLLLLVKAFRTAIFTVKPDRSFSQIASIQFLVDVVRPEEPYAHYTGSVEERLIWVVGLLEKVELRKTASFYAKAQQQA from the coding sequence GTGCACGATAGAGCGATTACCGCTGAATTTGGTTTTCAGCAAGATCTGCAGACTTGCGAAAGTCTGATGAAGGAGGGCTCTAAGTCGTTCTTTTCTGCCTCACGTATATTGCCCAGCAAAATACGGGATTCTGCAATTGCCCTTTATGCATTCTGCCGTCTATTAGATGACATGGTAGATGATCCTGATGCGCCAGATGATGTCATCAAGCAAATTGAGTATCGACTCGATTGTATTTATGCGCAGACTCCTGCTGATATCCCTGCAGATAGAGCACTTGCTTTAGTCGTTGAACGATTCTTGATTCCTAGGGAGCTGTTAGATGCTCTTGTTGAGGGGTTTAGGTGGGATCGCCATGGCAGGCAATACGACACGATAGAGGAACTCTGTGATTATTCAGCAAGAGTGGCCTCTACCGTAGGTGTCATGATGACTTTAATTATGGGAGTCAGAGATCGTACGGTTTTAGAGAGAGCATGCGAGCTCGGACTAGCAATGCAGTTAAGTAATATCGCCAGAGATGTTGGTGAGGATGCAAAAAATCAACGACTCTATTTGCCAAAGCAGTGGCTTGAGGAGGAGGGTATTGATCCGGATCAGTGGTTAATCAATCCCCAATTTAGTCCCGCATTGTCCAGAGTGGTTAAAAGACTCATTACTTACGCAGATCATCTTTACAGCCGTTCTTCCTTTGGATTTTCTGGCTTACCGCGTAACTGCAGGTCAGCAATTGCCGCTGCTAGCTTTATTTACTCAGAAATCAGTCGCCAGGTAGAACGACAAGCCTATGATTCGGTCTCTCGACGTGCCGTAGTCTCTAAAAAGAGAAAGCTACTCCTACTCGTGAAGGCATTTAGAACTGCAATCTTTACTGTTAAGCCGGACCGCAGCTTTAGTCAGATTGCTTCTATTCAGTTTTTAGTTGATGTCGTCAGGCCAGAAGAGCCCTATGCTCATTACACTGGAAGCGTTGAGGAAAGATTAATTTGGGTTGTAGGACTACTTGAAAAAGTAGAACTCCGAAAAACAGCAAGCTTTTACGCTAAGGCTCAGCAACAAGCCTAA